In the genome of Massilia sp. UMI-21, the window GGCGACGGCAGCCGGATCGCTGCGCGCGGTCAGCCGCGCCGCATCGTCGGCGCGGCCCATGTCGACCATGCCGATGCTGCGCATGTATTGCTGCTGCTGGGCGGCGAAGGCCGCGCCGTTCATGGCCGCCATGCGCTGGCGCATCGATTCGGCCAGCGCCGCGCGCTGTGCCGGGGGCGTGTCCTCGGTGCGCGGCATGACCGGCAGGCCGTCGATGCTGACCACGCCGCCGATGCGCTCCGGGAGCTGCTCGGCCAGGGCGAGCGCCAGGGTGCCGCCGAGGCTGTGCCCGACCAGCACCGGCTTGGCCAGCTTGCGCGCGGAGATCAAGCCGGCCAGCGCGGCGCGACTGGCCTCGAACGGGTCGCCGTCGACGGCCGGACGGCCGTCGAAGCCGGGCAGGGTGACCACGTACACGCTGTGGGTCGGTGCGAAGTCGCGCACCATCTGCTGCCACACCCAGCCGCCGGTGGACAGGCCCGGGATCAGGACCAGGGCGCGCGCGCCGCTGCCGTGGCGCTCGACCAGCATGCCCCCGATCTCGAAGCGTTCGGCGGGCGCGGGCGCGGCGGCGAAGCGGTTGGGCGCCTGCCGGGCCTGACCCTGCGGCGCCGCCTCGGCGGCGAAGGCCGGGGCGGCGCCGGGAAGGGCTGCGGCGAATACTGAGGCAAATGCTGCGGCAAATGCCGCGGCGAACTTCGAGGACGCTTTCATGCTGGCTCCTGGTCGGGGGTGAAGATCGATTCGATCGGTAACTGGAACAGTCTGGAAATGGCGAAAGCAAGGGGCAGGCTCGGGTCGTAGCGGCCGGTCTCGATCGCGTTGACGCTCTGGCGCGACACGTCGAGCATCTCGGCCAGCTCGGCCTGGCTCCACCCGCGCCCGGCGCGCAGGGTTCTGATGTGGTTGTTCATCGGTCGAGCAGCTTGCGCACCAGTTGCACCAGGGCGGTGGCGCCGCACAGCACGCACCACACGACGAACATCGACAGTTTCGGGTAGCCGGCGGTCTCGAGGAACCCGTAACTGAAGGTCAGGCCGGCGGTGATGGCGGCGGCCAGGGCGACGTTTTCCAGCAGGCGCATGCGCACGTATTCGTCGATCCGGCCGAAGTGACGCGCGATGGCCCACAGCGCCAGCGCAAAGCCGATCATCGGCGACAGCAAGACCAGGGTGCGCCCCAGGCCCTCGCCCATCGGACGCCCCCAGCGGATGGCGGCGAGCAGCAGCACCGTGTACAGCGCCAGCGCGCCCATCAGCTCGCGCATGTACGCCTTGCCGACCCGTTTTTCGTGCATGACATCCTCCGTGAAGTAAAGTATGCTTGACATCGTAGTCAAGGAAACTAGACATGTCAAGCTCCCTTTACATCGTCCCTGCATTTTTATGCAGGGCGCAAACTCGACTACAATGCCGCTCCTTCCCGTTCGCCGCATGCACCCATTCCCGATGACCCAGCAGCCCAGCCAACCCCACCGCGTCTCCGTGATCGGCGGCGGCCCCGCCGGCCTGATGGCGGCCGAAACCCTGGCCGCCGGCGGCGTGCAGGTGGACGTCTACGACGCCATGGCATCCAGCGGCCGCAAGTTCCTGCTGGCCGGGAAGGGCGGCATGAACATCACGCACTCCGAGCCGCTGCCGGCCTTCCTCCGGCGCTACGGTGCGCGCGAACCCGAGGTCGCGCGCTGGCTGGCCGATTTCGGGCCGCAGGCGCTGCGCGACTGGATCCATGGCCTTGGCATCGAGACCTTCGTCGGCAGTTCTGGGCGGGTGTTTCCGTGCGAAATGAAGGCGGCGCCGCTGTTGCGCGCCTGGCTGCACCGGCTGCGTGAAGCCGGGGTGCGCTTTCACATGCGGCATCGCTGGCTGGGCTGGCAGGACGGGCGCCTGCGCATCGCCGCGCCCGAGGGCGAGATCGGGGTAGAAGCCGATGCGACCGTGCTGGCCCTGGGCGGCGCCAGCTGGGCCAGGCTGGGTTCGGACGGCGCCTGGGTGCCGCTGCTGGCCGACAAGGCGGTGGAGGTGGCGCCCTTGCTACCGTCCAACTGCGGCTTCGACGTCGACTGGAGCGCGCACTTCAGCGACAGGCATGCGGGCGCGCCCCTGACCACGGTCGCCATCGGCTGGCGCGGGCTTGACGGCACGCTCGACAAGCGCCAGGGCCAGTTCGTGGTCACCCAAACGGGAATCGAGGGCAGCCTGGTGTATGCCGTCTCGGCGCCGCTGCGCGA includes:
- a CDS encoding alpha/beta hydrolase — its product is MKASSKFAAAFAAAFASVFAAALPGAAPAFAAEAAPQGQARQAPNRFAAAPAPAERFEIGGMLVERHGSGARALVLIPGLSTGGWVWQQMVRDFAPTHSVYVVTLPGFDGRPAVDGDPFEASRAALAGLISARKLAKPVLVGHSLGGTLALALAEQLPERIGGVVSIDGLPVMPRTEDTPPAQRAALAESMRQRMAAMNGAAFAAQQQQYMRSIGMVDMGRADDAARLTARSDPAAVAAYVGAVLARDLRPQLSAIRAPVLVLAPYYAPDAAALNNMRAADKLAYYRELMAGTPRLEVEAIDKARHFAMIDQPEAVADAVRRFLEQL
- a CDS encoding TIGR03862 family flavoprotein; this translates as MTQQPSQPHRVSVIGGGPAGLMAAETLAAGGVQVDVYDAMASSGRKFLLAGKGGMNITHSEPLPAFLRRYGAREPEVARWLADFGPQALRDWIHGLGIETFVGSSGRVFPCEMKAAPLLRAWLHRLREAGVRFHMRHRWLGWQDGRLRIAAPEGEIGVEADATVLALGGASWARLGSDGAWVPLLADKAVEVAPLLPSNCGFDVDWSAHFSDRHAGAPLTTVAIGWRGLDGTLDKRQGQFVVTQTGIEGSLVYAVSAPLRDQIARDGSATIWLDLLPDLDPARVAREVARPRGSRSMSSHLQGRLGIKGVKAGLLHECLSKQDYADPDRLAAALKALPLVLRRPRPIDEAISSAGGVRFDALAPDSTMLRALPGVFVAGEMVDWEAPTGGYLLTACFGSGRAAGRDALAWLGLTPKK
- a CDS encoding helix-turn-helix transcriptional regulator is translated as MNNHIRTLRAGRGWSQAELAEMLDVSRQSVNAIETGRYDPSLPLAFAISRLFQLPIESIFTPDQEPA